Below is a genomic region from Anas platyrhynchos isolate ZD024472 breed Pekin duck chromosome 4, IASCAAS_PekinDuck_T2T, whole genome shotgun sequence.
TGTTATGAAAGCAGCACTCTGAAGTCCAAGAGCGAGCAGGAACATGACTGTGCTACCCTGCCCAGGGCGGTCAGCGATGGTGcagctgtaaggaagaggacCAAGTTCCCCATGATAGCAAGAACAGAAGTGGAAACGCACAGGGTTTCTATTAACGGCCACTTCTACAACTATGAGGTACAGATGTAGATGCTGGTCCTTCTTCCCCTGAAGTTGGGCACTGGAGCAGAATAAAGCCTCCAGTGAGCTTCTGGACCTCTCCTGCACTCCCTGAGACAAGAGAGGTGCTCCCCCCTTAGTCCCCTGTGTGTGGCCAGGCCTTGGGCTTTGGAGGGTCACAGTGGTCCTTCCTTCCCATGGGGAGGCCTTCCCTTCTCCTGGGGATACCGTGTGCCCTTTGCTTTACACTAACTATGGCAACATACCTGACAGCTTGCTTTTAtcccagagctgtgctgtgttAGATCTTCTGGAATCCCAGCCACTAAGTACAGAAGTCCTCAAATTCATGCCCtttgctgttggttttgtttcctagaCATCAGTTTTTACTCCAGCTTTTGGATCAGAAACCAAAATACGTATTAACAGCTATATGAGAACAAGAGAAGTAATAGAACAATTGCTTCGAAAGTTCAAGGTAACTCTGCATGCTTGTAGAAGCCACTACAGCTGTGGTCTAGAAATACTAACTCACTTGAGTGGTGTCCCACCAGCACTGTGTGACAGGCAGGAAATAACTGGAAGTACAGAGTATGAAACAGCTTAGAAAAAGCACATGGACAGTTTTTAAGGAGAAAGTTGCTGTTACTTTCCAAATGCTTCGTGGCTCTTCGTCTAGAAAAGGCATATCAGGTGTACAGCTTGCAGTGAAGAAAGAACCGGGGAATGGCTTGTTTATACCTTCttggaaagaaggggaaaatgcTGCAGCACCTTCAGCATTACCCAGCACAAAGGACGTTTAATGGACGTGGCTGTGCTTCCCTCTAGTGACAGGCTCTAGTAATTAGatttttcttggaagaaaagAGAGCTTTCATCTAACCCGAGTGCCTGGAATACACATTATATTGGACCCAGGCACATATAAAGCTCCAAAATGccacagttaaaaataatactcAAGGCCAGTTTGTccgatttatttattattttccttgtgATTTGTGAAAACTAAAACGTTACAGATGCTCTGGAAAGatcttttgttttctaagaTGCTGCATTGCTGCTTTGGGCAATATGGTAGTGTTAGTAAGGATAAGGTAGCAGGGGTacaggaacaaagaaaatgcagcCTAGCTCTAGATCTTACCCAAATCCAGTATCTTTTAACTCATCCATAGACGGTGTCCTAATTACAGGCTTTGATTTAAACATTTGAGTTGAGAAGCAGGCTATATCTGCTGATGATGCAGTGCTCAGGGGATACATTGGTCAATCTGAATAGcctttggttttgtgtttacAGATAGAAAACAGTCCGCATGAATTTGCACTTTATATTATCCATGCATCCGGAGGTAAGCCAGGCATCACTGTGCGATCACTTTATCTGTAATTATCCTCTGCATATGTGTGGGGGCTGCTGATCTTGGAGCAACAAGATCCATCACAGGCAACTGCCCTTGCTCGGAGTGCCTAGGCAGTGTGGCATTTTGGCTTTTCTTGGGACCCCTTAGATATGTGCGCTTCTCTGATGGAGAGGAAAACCTGAATAATTGTGTCCTGAGTGCTTTCAGAGTACTGCAAGTACAACTGCTTCAGCTAAATAGtaatttaattactatttaatttaatgtaataTTACTATTACTGTTACTATCCTGTAATTAAAGACTGTTTAGAATGCTCCTCTGATGTAACTTCTGTTCTGTATGGCTGCATGGCAGTCTTGGGATGCCAGGCTCCAGCTGGCAGTTTTAGGGGatattttaattggaaaaagTGGTACAAGGCTTTTAGAGAGTGCTAGGAGATACCCAGACTGTCTTTGAAATGCTAACCTGATTAAAATCAGACTGGCTAAACATAATTCATTTGGACTTCACAATTTTAAACATAGTCTTGGTTCCCCCAAATGCCTAACTGAAAGTATGCAAAATTTATTGGAAAATATACACTTATACAATGTAGTCCAACTCTATTGCTTAATGAAAAAcatggggtttttttgtttgtttttttgttgttttttttttcttaaaagcaatACCTAAAAGAATGGGAGAGACAACTGAGGAGCATGTGCCTTAAATGTCAAAATAGAAATTTGAAAGGATATTTGAAAATTATGAAGTAGATTTTATTTGTTAGTCGTTGACAAGCTCTCTGGCCTGGAGCCAGTCTCTTAAATGTGTACTTGGCTATGTAAGTTGCAACTCCTTAGTGTTGTATGTGCCAACATCTTTCAAAATGCATAGTTCAAATTTAGTTACCACATCCTCTTGAAAATATGTTAGAGACTTGCTCTATCTGTAGTAATTGTGCATCAGACAAGGATAGGATCTTTGCCAAGAAAGAAGACATCTGATTGCATGAGGTTTTAGAAGCACTGTTGTATGTTCTGTACATCATCACATTACTTTTAAATCCCAGAGAAAAAGCAGTTGAGGAGTGGAGACATTCCCTTACTGCACAGACTTCTACAGGGGCCCTCAGAGAAGATTGCCAAGTTTTTTCTCATGGACAGGCATGTGGAAGAGGTCAGCGGTGATGTACGTATATCACCATTCCAACAGTTCACAATGTTTTTCTCCAGTAGTGTACTCACTAATGTGCATTTCTTGTCATCTTGATAGGTTGCTCAGTATATTCAATTTCATCTTCCATTTTTGGAATCAATCCTGCACAgaataaatgaagaagaagaacaagagaTTCAACAAACTATTGCAAAGtaaacagaagtaaaattaGAGGGTCACTTTAAGTCCAGGAGAATATTTACAATCATGGGTTGGCTCAATAGACAAATGCATTTATGTAGCAGCATGCACTCAGAACGCTGCACTCTGACTGCTTACACAAAACTTTGTGAGAATTGTAATTGTTTCTGTATCCTGCATCCCTAAATGAGCTGTTGCTGTTGAAGTTTCTAGAGCGTATACCAGTCTATATGTAGAAGGTGGGAGCTTTCCAGAAAATTAGGAGCCCCAGGGTAGCTTTGTTGTATTTTGTGAAATGTcttagtgatgtggtttagtggaggacttgttagtgttaggtcagaggttggactaagtgatcttggaggtcatttccaacctagatgattctgtgattctgtcttcTGAGCCTTAGACTACTTCTTCAGTTCCTACTTGCTGCTGTGTAGTTCTCTAGAATGTATCAATGCAGCAAATAATGTGGTACTCTTTAAGTGGTACAGCATTCACTTCGGATAGGTGTGAAACTCTTAATGTCTGTCTAGAACTGAATTTCCAAAAAATTGTATGAGTTCTTCTGATGGTAGCTCAAAATTCACAATGGGTATGGGTTGGAAATATACCAGTATTCCTAAACATATGAGACCAGAGGTCAAAAGCAATGCGAGTCTACCAGCTGTGGATCTGTTACCAAATGACCATCAAATCATTTTGAATCAAAATCGccagggaatgaaaagaaaaaaatagatagcAATTGCCATTTTCTatcagaaatactttatttccaaCTTTTTCACCTGTTCAACTGGCATGTTAAAATTGGGGTTTAATTTTTGAAGCATTCTGTCAGTAAATGcattctctctccctctctcccccagaTACCTTAAAGAGAAGCAAATGATAAAACAGCACCTTCAAAATCGAACTGTTAAAAAAACAGAGACTACTGTTTGATGCACGTGGTGTATTGCGAATACCACCCACTGCTGTTGGCAAAGGAAAGTCTGTGTGCTTTCTTGAATGTGCCGTGGCTGAAGAAGACAGAGAGCACACGGATGTGCAAAGTGTTTCTTTTGACAATCATGCAACTGAAACTGCATATGCTCCAGTATGGCTCTGGAATACAAGTTGCGAACCACCTAAGAAGATGCACTAAATTGTCCAAAAGGCAAATGCTGAATCTAACTTGAAACTGCAGATAGGGAAAAAATCCCATCCTGGAAAGCACAAGGCTTTATTTACCACCTAGTAATTTCTAAACCATTGCTGAGAGTCTAGTATACATGCAAAGTGTTGCAGTAACTAATCTGCTaatcataacaaaaaaaatgaaaaaaatgaaaatagtgaAAAATTAAAGTGGCTTTTCTTCTATTACAGAAATGTTAAATTTTATTAGGAGGAAGCTGTTCAGTAGAGTTACATGGAAAAAGGTATTTATGTATCTAAGGTTGCAGCTAGGCATTTCACTTAGCTTACAGAAACACCTACACAAGAGAGACCTGATAGTCCCCTGGCTTCAGACTGGTAGATACCTAACTCATATAAACTTTGagcacaagttttaaaaatacaaagagaagctCTCCCAATTTATTGGTACTCAGCTCTTAAATGTATGAGTGAATGTGTCTCTGGTGTCCATCTTAAGCTGCAGAGTAAGAACTCTCACTAAGTGCTGTGGTATCTGCTTGACTGGGTGCTGGAATGTACCccagtgtgtgttttttttgtttttttttttgtttgtttgtttgatgagACAAATTATTCCATGTTATTTGCTGTTTTGattcaaagacagaaagaaaaagagttaaGTGAGAGAGGCTGAATGTCACAGCCATGATAGGATGGGGTTGGCATCTTTCTGCAGATGCAATTTGTGGACTGTCTGGTTGGTGCTCAAGCATACAGCAGTCACCTGTTGGGTCCTGTCTGTTTGAGTTACGCTGAATGGTAAAGTTCAAATTGTAGAGGTGTAAATAAAATCCAATTTGTGCACAATTAAGTGCCTTCCTGTAGTAGCTTCTTTTTTATGCGGTGCCTGTATTTTACATCAGCTGCGCTGGGCTTATGCAGGTAACAGCATAAACGCTTTGAGAGAACTGGTGTGCAGAATGTGTTGTCTAGAAATTGTGGAATAAATCAAGAATGAAAATCTGTACTCCACTTGAGGTGATGTTACTTGGATGATAAGTCAAAAATGAGACATCAATTTGCTAATTAAGCTATTGTGCTTGGGGCAGATACTTACTTTAATTTACTTTACTTGTACAATCTATTATAATCCTGCCCAGAAAAATGactgagaggagaaaaaaaaataattctgtagtCAAGATGCATGGTATAAAGAGTTGCCCTAGTTGTACAAATATCAGTTCCTTGCAGCAACAGATGTATATACACAAATGTCACTGAAATTACCCAAGCAAACCATTCAAATATTGATTAGCCAAATTATGGGAGATAGGAAGCTGACCATAAAACATCACAGGTTGGACTTGCAAGGTAAGCTCAAATTTCAATGACATCTAAACTAGTCCACGGTCAAGTATTGTTCTCATCCAAAACCAAGCAGATGTTGGTAGTCTGAGCCGAGTCATGCACTGAGGTGGTTTTGGTGTATTTTGGCACCAGCTGGCCATACTGAGACACTAGCAATGGTGCCAAAGTCAGCACAGGAGCAGACCTCTTGGTCTGGATTTCAGGCTTTGTTCTACCTAACTTACTGTAAGGAACAAGTCAGAAATCACATACAGAGCAATATTCAGGTAGCTCAAATTAATGGGCAGGGAAAGTCTAGCCTGCTCTCGTGAAACTGTGAGTGATGCAGACCCCTCTGCCTGCACTGCTGTAATGCTCATCAttttaaccagaaaaaaaagtatttaaggtTTTTATGTAAATAGGCTACTTCTGTTAGGTGTTTTCACTTGGTAAATGCTTGTAGTTTTATGAATGTAACTACTTGGTCTGagatgtgaaaaaataaaaataggatcAGTGCACTGACCATGTGGAAAAGTGTTTGCAAACACTCTCCAATCCTGTCTGTATATACACATGTCCTAAGTGGAACCATTTCTGTAGTCATCTGGTGTTAGATACTAGGATCCCATTGAGGTCACTTGTCTTGCTGAATTGGGACTAaaagatactgaaaaaataacaatgaaacCTAGCACAGATTACCTGTAAATTGTTGGATTTCAAgcaatagttaaaaaaaaaaaaaaaaaaaaaaaagctactacATTGCAGTGGTGTGAGTTTTGTGAATACTGTGTCCATTTTAATGAATTGTTTCTGACAAACACAGACAAGAACAGCAGAAGAATTTATTCCAAAGCAGTACTGGATATTCAAGGTAACAGCAATAAGAAACATGATGGAGGAAATATGCGTGTGGTTTTTATGTTTAATTCGGGGTCTA
It encodes:
- the RASSF6 gene encoding ras association domain-containing protein 6 isoform X2, with amino-acid sequence MHRGVGSVLGCQHSQFVEQNSNYQLCGLHKVAEAAVSWCRAVMPLPGLSAREQLSSLLKTYNSYYSDQQNLQLSLNQREGSVPFIEGILSIFWGLRHPIRLKIHDEKQLPSFVTLKSTENVGLFPGRSGMTRWGEFDDLHHISGETVKSNEEKLSPEKSYSCYESSTLKSKSEQEHDCATLPRAVSDGAAVRKRTKFPMIARTEVETHRVSINGHFYNYETSVFTPAFGSETKIRINSYMRTREVIEQLLRKFKIENSPHEFALYIIHASGEKKQLRSGDIPLLHRLLQGPSEKIAKFFLMDRHVEEVAQYIQFHLPFLESILHRINEEEEQEIQQTIAKYLKEKQMIKQHLQNRTVKKTETTV
- the RASSF6 gene encoding ras association domain-containing protein 6 isoform X3 — encoded protein: MKKVTMKAQHLPSVAINEEKFITREQLSSLLKTYNSYYSDQQNLQLSLNQREGSVPFIEGILSIFWGLRHPIRLKIHDEKQLPSFVTLKSTENVGLFPGRSGMTRWGEFDDLHHISGETVKSNEEKLSPEKSYSCYESSTLKSKSEQEHDCATLPRAVSDGAAVRKRTKFPMIARTEVETHRVSINGHFYNYETSVFTPAFGSETKIRINSYMRTREVIEQLLRKFKIENSPHEFALYIIHASGEKKQLRSGDIPLLHRLLQGPSEKIAKFFLMDRHVEEVSGDVAQYIQFHLPFLESILHRINEEEEQEIQQTIAKYLKEKQMIKQHLQNRTVKKTETTV
- the RASSF6 gene encoding ras association domain-containing protein 6 isoform X4: MPKAHRQEQLSSLLKTYNSYYSDQQNLQLSLNQREGSVPFIEGILSIFWGLRHPIRLKIHDEKQLPSFVTLKSTENVGLFPGRSGMTRWGEFDDLHHISGETVKSNEEKLSPEKSYSCYESSTLKSKSEQEHDCATLPRAVSDGAAVRKRTKFPMIARTEVETHRVSINGHFYNYETSVFTPAFGSETKIRINSYMRTREVIEQLLRKFKIENSPHEFALYIIHASGEKKQLRSGDIPLLHRLLQGPSEKIAKFFLMDRHVEEVSGDVAQYIQFHLPFLESILHRINEEEEQEIQQTIAKYLKEKQMIKQHLQNRTVKKTETTV
- the RASSF6 gene encoding ras association domain-containing protein 6 isoform X1, giving the protein MHRGVGSVLGCQHSQFVEQNSNYQLCGLHKVAEAAVSWCRAVMPLPGLSAREQLSSLLKTYNSYYSDQQNLQLSLNQREGSVPFIEGILSIFWGLRHPIRLKIHDEKQLPSFVTLKSTENVGLFPGRSGMTRWGEFDDLHHISGETVKSNEEKLSPEKSYSCYESSTLKSKSEQEHDCATLPRAVSDGAAVRKRTKFPMIARTEVETHRVSINGHFYNYETSVFTPAFGSETKIRINSYMRTREVIEQLLRKFKIENSPHEFALYIIHASGEKKQLRSGDIPLLHRLLQGPSEKIAKFFLMDRHVEEVSGDVAQYIQFHLPFLESILHRINEEEEQEIQQTIAKYLKEKQMIKQHLQNRTVKKTETTV
- the RASSF6 gene encoding ras association domain-containing protein 6 isoform X5 encodes the protein MTQEQLSSLLKTYNSYYSDQQNLQLSLNQREGSVPFIEGILSIFWGLRHPIRLKIHDEKQLPSFVTLKSTENVGLFPGRSGMTRWGEFDDLHHISGETVKSNEEKLSPEKSYSCYESSTLKSKSEQEHDCATLPRAVSDGAAVRKRTKFPMIARTEVETHRVSINGHFYNYETSVFTPAFGSETKIRINSYMRTREVIEQLLRKFKIENSPHEFALYIIHASGEKKQLRSGDIPLLHRLLQGPSEKIAKFFLMDRHVEEVSGDVAQYIQFHLPFLESILHRINEEEEQEIQQTIAKYLKEKQMIKQHLQNRTVKKTETTV